One region of Flavobacterium sp. GSB-24 genomic DNA includes:
- a CDS encoding ribonuclease Z, whose translation MKLTILGCYAATPRTLTNPTSQVLEIKSRLFLIDCGEGTQVQLRKNKIKFSKINHIFISHLHGDHLYGLIGTISTFSLLGRTTDLHIYGPKGIKELILLQLKLTESWTTYSLFFHELESKESEVIFEDNKVIVKTIPLKHRVYTNGFLFQEKPAERKLNVEAVQHYDVHIAYYQKIKNGGNVTLDDGTVIENEKLSFDPEPPKSYAFCSDTVYNEDVIPIIKDTDVLYHESTFLESEARLALKTLHSTAKEAARIALKANVKYLVLGHYSTRYDEIERFKEEAKTVFPNVLLGDDGVSFEF comes from the coding sequence ATGAAGTTGACTATACTTGGCTGTTATGCCGCAACTCCCAGAACGCTTACCAACCCAACTTCGCAGGTTTTAGAAATTAAAAGCCGATTATTTTTAATTGATTGTGGAGAGGGAACTCAGGTTCAGCTTCGAAAAAATAAGATTAAATTCTCAAAGATTAATCACATTTTTATTTCGCATCTTCATGGAGATCATCTTTATGGCTTGATTGGTACGATTTCGACTTTTTCCCTTTTAGGAAGAACAACCGATCTGCATATTTATGGTCCAAAAGGAATTAAAGAGCTTATTCTGCTTCAATTAAAATTGACAGAATCGTGGACAACTTACAGCCTGTTTTTCCATGAATTGGAATCAAAAGAAAGTGAAGTAATTTTTGAAGATAATAAAGTCATCGTTAAAACAATTCCACTGAAACACCGCGTTTATACCAACGGATTTTTATTTCAAGAAAAACCTGCAGAACGCAAGCTGAATGTTGAAGCTGTTCAGCATTACGATGTTCATATTGCTTATTATCAAAAGATAAAAAACGGCGGCAATGTTACTCTGGATGACGGAACTGTAATTGAAAATGAAAAACTGAGTTTTGATCCCGAACCGCCAAAAAGCTATGCCTTTTGTTCGGACACAGTTTATAACGAAGATGTGATTCCGATTATCAAGGATACAGATGTCTTATATCATGAATCTACATTTTTAGAATCTGAAGCGCGTTTAGCATTAAAAACATTGCATTCCACGGCAAAAGAAGCGGCTAGAATTGCTTTAAAAGCCAATGTGAAATATTTGGTTTTAGGTCATTATTCAACACGTTATGACGAAATTGAACGTTTTAAAGAAGAAGCTAAAACGGTTTTTCCTAATGTACTTTTGGGTGATGATGGGGTGAGTTTTGAATTTTGA
- a CDS encoding aspartate carbamoyltransferase catalytic subunit: MKELSVNHLLGIKYINENDINLIFETADHFKEVINRPIKKVPSLRDITIANIFFENSTRTKLSFELAQKRLSADVISFSAAQSSVKKGETLIDTVNNILSMKVDMVVMRHSNPGAAYFLSKNVKASIVNAGDGAHEHPTQALLDSYSIREKLGDVAGKKVVIVGDILHSRVALSNIYALQMQGAEVKVCGPKTLIPRYIESLGVTVEPNLRKALEWCDVANMLRVQNERMDVNFFPSTREYAQQYGVDKPLLDSLGKEIVIMHPGPINRGVEITSEVADSDHSVILNQVENGVAIRMAVIYLLASKIQ; encoded by the coding sequence ATGAAAGAATTAAGCGTAAATCATTTATTAGGAATCAAATATATCAACGAAAATGATATTAACCTGATTTTTGAAACGGCAGATCATTTTAAAGAAGTCATTAACCGACCAATTAAAAAAGTTCCTTCATTACGAGATATTACCATTGCCAATATTTTCTTTGAAAACAGTACCAGAACCAAACTTTCCTTTGAATTAGCGCAGAAACGTCTTTCTGCGGATGTTATTAGTTTTTCTGCAGCGCAGTCATCGGTTAAAAAAGGAGAAACTCTGATTGATACTGTAAATAATATCCTTTCGATGAAAGTTGACATGGTTGTAATGCGCCACTCCAATCCCGGAGCGGCTTATTTTTTATCTAAAAATGTGAAAGCCAGTATTGTAAACGCTGGAGACGGTGCGCACGAACATCCAACGCAGGCTTTATTAGACAGTTATTCTATTAGAGAAAAGCTGGGTGATGTTGCCGGAAAAAAAGTAGTTATCGTTGGAGATATCCTGCATTCAAGAGTTGCCTTATCAAACATTTACGCTTTGCAAATGCAGGGCGCAGAAGTAAAAGTATGCGGACCAAAAACGCTGATTCCGAGATATATTGAATCGCTTGGTGTTACGGTTGAACCGAATTTAAGAAAAGCATTAGAATGGTGTGATGTTGCCAACATGCTTCGTGTACAAAATGAACGTATGGATGTAAATTTCTTTCCATCAACACGCGAATACGCGCAACAGTATGGAGTTGATAAACCGCTTTTGGATTCTCTTGGAAAAGAAATTGTAATCATGCACCCAGGACCAATCAATAGAGGAGTAGAGATTACATCTGAAGTTGCAGATTCTGATCATTCTGTTATCTTAAATCAGGTGGAGAATGGTGTTGCGATTAGAATGGCGGTGATTTATTTACTGGCTTCTAAGATTCAGTAG
- a CDS encoding ribonuclease Z: MKVDQKGHTVTIKDTQGDVKSFLEKVTHQFKTFEKQNIIIDLSSDSKLSENDLKAFLPLSKAHKKAKKSFVIVASDLDFNAISDKLVVVPSLLEAHDIIEMEEIERDLGF, translated from the coding sequence ATGAAAGTAGATCAAAAAGGACATACCGTTACTATTAAAGATACACAAGGAGATGTAAAATCTTTCCTTGAAAAAGTTACGCATCAGTTTAAAACCTTTGAAAAACAAAATATTATAATCGATTTATCATCAGATTCTAAGCTGTCAGAAAATGATTTAAAAGCTTTTTTACCGCTTTCTAAAGCTCACAAAAAAGCAAAAAAATCTTTCGTAATTGTTGCTTCTGATCTTGATTTTAATGCTATTTCAGATAAATTGGTTGTGGTTCCTTCTCTTTTAGAAGCGCACGATATTATCGAAATGGAAGAAATCGAAAGAGACCTAGGATTTTAG